The following are encoded in a window of Arthrobacter sp. OAP107 genomic DNA:
- a CDS encoding ubiquitin-like domain-containing protein, with protein sequence MAQKLRAIVVNFFTSDGKFSFIKVGTQLVVLSALVLGLVAFVGSNKTVTLNVDGKVSSVQTFGGTVEQVVKSANVELHPADRVSPALGASVENGSVINVNMAKAVKVSLDGAEKTVSTTAQDVGGLVTQLGVASSSELSVPKDAQLAVDGSFVAISTPKTVSIIADGKARKTTTTAANVGEVLKDAGIRLASADRTSQPAHAPVVNNMVIKVSRVSGKTATITEDIAFQTLTTDSATLPKGEEKVTQEGVAGETTLTYKLVLVDGREASRTLVSKTTTREPVTEKITVGTKEAPKPAAAAEADGGNTRAAAPAMMNAGMWDKIAQCESGGNWSINSGNGYYGGLQFDIQTWIGAGGGAYAPNASQASKAQQIDIANRIYAERGLQPWGCGWAASS encoded by the coding sequence ATGGCTCAAAAGTTACGGGCAATCGTGGTCAACTTCTTCACGTCAGACGGCAAGTTCAGTTTCATCAAGGTCGGCACGCAGCTGGTGGTGCTCTCGGCCCTCGTGCTGGGGCTCGTTGCCTTCGTGGGCAGCAACAAGACAGTCACCCTGAACGTCGACGGGAAAGTAAGCTCCGTGCAGACCTTCGGCGGCACCGTCGAGCAGGTGGTCAAGAGCGCGAACGTCGAGCTGCACCCGGCCGACCGCGTCTCTCCCGCGCTGGGCGCCAGTGTTGAGAACGGCTCCGTCATCAACGTGAACATGGCCAAGGCCGTGAAAGTCAGCCTGGACGGTGCAGAGAAAACCGTAAGCACCACGGCTCAGGACGTGGGCGGGCTCGTGACCCAGCTCGGTGTGGCCAGCTCTTCGGAGCTCTCCGTGCCGAAGGACGCGCAGCTGGCAGTGGACGGTTCGTTCGTGGCCATCTCGACGCCGAAGACCGTCAGCATCATCGCCGACGGCAAGGCCAGGAAGACCACCACCACAGCCGCCAACGTCGGCGAGGTCCTCAAGGACGCGGGCATTCGGCTGGCCTCCGCCGACCGGACATCGCAGCCGGCGCACGCCCCGGTGGTCAACAACATGGTGATCAAGGTGTCCCGCGTTTCGGGCAAGACCGCCACCATCACCGAAGATATCGCGTTCCAGACCCTGACAACGGACAGCGCCACCCTTCCCAAGGGCGAAGAAAAGGTCACCCAGGAAGGCGTTGCCGGCGAGACGACCCTGACCTACAAGCTGGTCCTGGTCGACGGCCGGGAGGCCTCCCGGACGCTCGTCTCCAAGACCACCACCCGCGAGCCGGTAACTGAGAAGATCACGGTCGGCACCAAGGAAGCGCCCAAGCCGGCAGCAGCCGCAGAGGCCGACGGCGGGAACACCAGAGCAGCAGCCCCGGCCATGATGAACGCGGGCATGTGGGACAAGATCGCCCAGTGTGAATCCGGCGGCAACTGGTCCATCAACAGCGGCAACGGCTACTACGGCGGCCTGCAGTTCGATATCCAGACCTGGATCGGCGCCGGCGGCGGCGCCTACGCCCCGAACGCCAGCCAGGCGTCCAAGGCGCAGCAGATCGACATCGCCAACCGCATCTACGCGGAGCGCGGCCTGCAGCCGTGGGGCTGCGGCTGGGC